Proteins from a genomic interval of Vreelandella profundi:
- a CDS encoding IclR family transcriptional regulator domain-containing protein: MQEETLNEDSRDFVTALASGLEVIRTFDHEHPRMTLSEVATRTGMNRAKARRFLLTLHALGYVRKQQRYFELTPQVLQLGYAFLSANNYQGVIQQYLEEITDETGESSSLAVLEGNDVVYVARSAAKHRLMTITLSVGTRLPAAYTSMGRTLLAQLSDTDLELFLSTVELQPHTDKAITNIDQLRDKILNARQQGYAISDQELDPGLRSIAAPVYDAKKHLLGAINISTNAARVDFNTLVNVYLPIVRKKAAQIQLHVN, encoded by the coding sequence ATGCAAGAAGAAACGCTTAATGAAGATAGCCGTGACTTTGTAACGGCCCTGGCGAGCGGCCTGGAGGTGATACGCACCTTTGATCACGAACATCCACGCATGACGTTAAGTGAAGTCGCGACGCGAACGGGGATGAATAGAGCAAAAGCGAGGCGTTTCTTACTGACATTGCATGCTCTTGGCTATGTGCGTAAGCAGCAGCGTTATTTTGAGCTCACGCCGCAGGTGTTACAACTTGGTTACGCATTTTTATCTGCCAATAACTACCAAGGCGTGATTCAACAATACCTGGAAGAAATCACCGATGAGACAGGAGAATCATCGTCACTAGCCGTTTTGGAAGGTAATGATGTGGTGTATGTGGCCCGCTCAGCGGCCAAACATCGCCTGATGACCATTACGCTTTCTGTGGGCACGCGTCTACCGGCAGCCTATACGTCCATGGGGCGCACACTGCTGGCGCAGCTGAGTGATACGGATCTTGAACTCTTTTTATCCACTGTTGAGCTACAGCCGCACACAGATAAAGCCATTACCAATATTGATCAACTACGAGATAAGATTCTAAACGCCCGCCAACAAGGCTATGCCATCTCTGACCAAGAGCTAGACCCAGGGCTACGCTCCATAGCCGCCCCAGTATATGATGCTAAAAAGCATCTTTTGGGAGCTATCAACATAAGTACCAATGCCGCCAGAGTCGACTTTAATACATTAGTGAATGTTTACTTACCTATCGTACGAAAAAAGGCTGCGCAAATTCAGCTGCACGTTAATTAG
- a CDS encoding CaiB/BaiF CoA transferase family protein: MAGPLTGLRVLDLSRVMAGPWCTQILADMGAEVVKIEHPTLGDDTRHWGPPWLKDSQGNDTAESAYYLSANRGKHSVTVDISQPEGQALVRELAAQSDILVENFKSGGLARKGLDYATLEAINPRLIYCSITGFGQTGPMASMAGYDYLIQAQAGLMSITGAADGEPGAGPQRVGMAVSDLTTGMNATIAILGALHHRHLTGEGQYIDMALLDVQVSWLANQALNYFCSGNSPARTGEYHPNLVPYQPFPTADGEKVIIAIGNDGQFKRFCEAIERPELAVDARFSTNPERVKHRLELIPIMVAITRTRTSGEWIAALSAISVPCGPIQTIAQVFNDPQVQARNMKIALASEMGDVPGVANPIKYSKTPLEYRKPPPKLGEDTDQILHNLLRKSALDISALRQKGVVK, from the coding sequence ATGGCGGGACCACTGACAGGCTTACGAGTACTGGATTTAAGCCGAGTGATGGCCGGTCCCTGGTGCACGCAGATACTGGCTGATATGGGGGCGGAGGTTGTTAAGATTGAGCACCCAACGCTGGGTGATGATACGCGTCACTGGGGCCCTCCCTGGCTAAAAGATAGCCAGGGCAATGATACCGCTGAGTCGGCCTATTATCTTTCGGCCAACCGCGGCAAGCATTCGGTAACGGTCGATATTAGCCAGCCGGAAGGGCAGGCGTTGGTGCGTGAGCTGGCAGCACAGAGCGATATTTTGGTTGAGAACTTTAAGAGTGGCGGGCTTGCGCGTAAAGGGCTCGATTACGCCACGTTAGAGGCCATTAATCCGCGCTTAATTTACTGCTCGATCACCGGCTTCGGTCAGACGGGGCCCATGGCCTCTATGGCCGGCTATGACTATTTGATCCAAGCTCAGGCGGGGCTAATGAGCATTACCGGTGCCGCCGATGGGGAGCCTGGCGCCGGGCCGCAGCGCGTCGGCATGGCCGTCTCCGACCTGACCACTGGTATGAATGCCACCATTGCTATTCTCGGTGCCCTGCATCACCGGCACTTGACCGGGGAGGGGCAGTACATTGATATGGCATTGCTCGATGTGCAGGTCAGCTGGCTGGCTAATCAGGCGCTTAATTATTTTTGCAGCGGGAATTCTCCAGCCCGTACCGGCGAGTACCACCCTAATCTCGTGCCTTACCAACCGTTTCCGACCGCCGACGGCGAAAAAGTGATCATCGCCATCGGCAACGATGGGCAGTTTAAGCGGTTTTGCGAGGCGATAGAGCGGCCAGAGTTAGCCGTGGATGCGCGCTTTAGTACCAACCCTGAGCGGGTAAAGCATCGGCTAGAGCTAATCCCGATCATGGTGGCGATCACGCGAACGCGCACCAGCGGTGAATGGATAGCTGCCTTGAGTGCCATCAGCGTGCCCTGTGGGCCTATTCAGACGATTGCTCAGGTGTTTAATGACCCGCAGGTTCAAGCGCGTAATATGAAGATAGCGTTGGCATCTGAAATGGGCGACGTGCCCGGTGTGGCTAATCCTATTAAGTATTCCAAGACACCCCTGGAATATCGCAAGCCTCCGCCTAAATTAGGCGAAGATACGGATCAGATTCTGCACAATTTACTGCGCAAGAGCGCTCTAGATATCAGCGCTCTGCGTCAAAAAGGCGTGGTGAAATAA
- a CDS encoding tripartite tricarboxylate transporter TctB family protein has translation MTTSDPKRRVKIKDASDVIAGIALLGFSAVLVFYLVPNYINEPAILQNPMMSPRWLPNIVGWLILLFSILLIFQGLLVESSPEEDERRIEKGSSLRFIMMVASLAIYIGFFETLGAVFCGILATVVLFVAHPVRTWWVYSMAFLFPIVVTLLFAEVMNVPLPIMPYWH, from the coding sequence ATGACGACATCGGACCCCAAGCGCAGGGTGAAGATAAAAGACGCCAGTGATGTGATCGCGGGGATTGCTCTATTGGGCTTTTCCGCGGTGCTGGTTTTTTACCTTGTGCCCAACTACATCAATGAGCCGGCGATTTTGCAAAATCCGATGATGTCACCTCGCTGGCTGCCGAACATCGTGGGCTGGTTGATACTGCTGTTTTCTATCCTTCTCATCTTTCAAGGTTTGCTGGTGGAATCCAGCCCCGAGGAGGATGAACGGAGGATAGAAAAAGGTTCGTCACTGCGCTTCATCATGATGGTCGCTTCATTAGCGATTTATATCGGCTTTTTTGAAACGTTAGGCGCGGTATTCTGCGGCATTTTGGCAACCGTTGTCTTATTTGTGGCGCACCCTGTTCGCACGTGGTGGGTATATAGCATGGCATTTTTGTTTCCGATCGTCGTGACACTCTTATTTGCTGAAGTAATGAATGTGCCGCTTCCGATAATGCCGTATTGGCACTAA
- a CDS encoding PA3496 family putative envelope integrity protein, which translates to MRNVERITSVKSELLDILMSMQVDEHAQRQRSAAQRSLRARRGIELHREFQKLSRDIAPLPDEERQESELH; encoded by the coding sequence ATGAGAAACGTCGAACGCATCACCTCGGTTAAAAGCGAGCTGCTTGATATTTTAATGAGTATGCAAGTGGATGAGCATGCTCAGCGTCAGCGAAGCGCTGCCCAGCGCAGCCTAAGAGCGCGGCGTGGTATTGAGCTGCATCGTGAGTTTCAGAAATTATCGCGGGATATCGCCCCCTTGCCCGATGAAGAACGGCAAGAGAGCGAATTGCACTGA
- the hexR gene encoding transcriptional regulator HexR — MSRALFDEMRRRMEHFRRSEQKVARFVLRNPEEVIHMRIVDLATEAKVSEPTVVRFCRALGCNGFQDFKLQMAQMLASGSQFAQFSMNDSDSVAEFSHSIFDSTVGTLLSVRDRLDNEALGRAVNALAMANRVEFYGFGASGAVAFDAQHKFFRLQISTSAYADPHMQNMSAVTLNDGDVVVAISQTGRTKALVASVRLAREAGATVIGLCPSGSPLAEEVSLPLYIDVHEDTEIYTPLSSRIAHLVLIDVLAVGVAKTRGPKLAEQLKAVKKSLNTLRFPEES; from the coding sequence GTGAGTCGCGCCCTGTTCGATGAGATGAGACGCCGCATGGAGCACTTTCGCCGCTCCGAGCAGAAAGTGGCGCGGTTTGTACTGCGCAACCCAGAAGAGGTTATCCACATGCGTATTGTGGATTTAGCCACCGAAGCGAAGGTCAGCGAACCCACCGTGGTGCGCTTTTGCCGGGCGCTAGGCTGCAACGGCTTTCAGGATTTCAAGCTGCAGATGGCGCAAATGCTGGCCAGCGGTAGCCAGTTCGCGCAATTCTCGATGAATGACAGCGATTCAGTCGCTGAGTTTTCGCACAGCATCTTTGATTCAACCGTGGGCACACTGCTGTCAGTCCGCGACCGCTTGGATAACGAGGCCCTCGGCCGCGCCGTTAATGCCTTAGCCATGGCCAACCGGGTGGAGTTTTACGGCTTTGGTGCCTCTGGCGCGGTAGCGTTTGATGCCCAGCACAAGTTTTTCCGCCTGCAAATTTCGACCTCTGCCTACGCCGACCCGCACATGCAGAACATGTCCGCGGTAACGTTGAACGATGGCGATGTCGTCGTGGCGATTTCACAGACAGGGCGAACCAAGGCGTTAGTCGCCAGCGTTCGTCTGGCTCGCGAAGCGGGCGCCACGGTAATTGGCCTGTGCCCTAGCGGCTCGCCGCTGGCTGAGGAAGTTAGCCTGCCGCTGTATATCGATGTTCACGAGGACACCGAGATCTACACGCCGCTTAGCTCTCGCATTGCCCACCTGGTGTTAATCGACGTTCTCGCCGTGGGCGTCGCCAAAACACGTGGCCCGAAACTTGCCGAACAGCTCAAAGCCGTCAAGAAGAGTCTCAACACTCTGCGCTTTCCAGAAGAGTCTTGA
- a CDS encoding DUF72 domain-containing protein produces the protein MTLPLYLGLPMWANHDWLGSLYPRHAKTELLSDYAAVFSSVEGNTTFYSGTPKPAIIAAWARQAPPHFRFCFKLPASVTHDQRLMRLEDAWAFLAALEPLHDRMGPTMVQLPRDFGPQELPQLEALLADWPAHLPCAVEVRHPEFFHKGAAEKALNRLLITYSANRVMLDVRPVFSTPANGHLGLAHAQQEKPKLPLHVLSTANNPVIRFIGHIDKTINSDYFTAWIPRIKLWISQGKTPFLFVHTADNRESPHLARWLYNALGEITPLPPLAPFAGEKQSQLF, from the coding sequence ATGACGCTTCCTCTCTACCTAGGCTTGCCCATGTGGGCCAATCATGACTGGCTGGGCAGTCTTTATCCGCGCCATGCGAAAACAGAGCTACTTAGCGATTATGCCGCGGTATTTTCCAGCGTTGAGGGTAACACCACGTTTTATAGCGGCACGCCCAAGCCTGCCATCATTGCCGCCTGGGCCCGCCAGGCGCCGCCCCACTTTCGCTTCTGTTTTAAACTACCTGCCAGCGTGACCCATGATCAACGATTAATGCGCTTAGAGGATGCGTGGGCATTTTTAGCCGCACTTGAACCGCTTCACGACCGTATGGGACCTACGATGGTGCAGCTGCCTCGGGATTTTGGCCCGCAAGAGCTGCCTCAGCTTGAAGCGCTGCTGGCTGACTGGCCTGCCCACTTGCCTTGCGCGGTGGAGGTACGCCACCCTGAGTTTTTCCACAAAGGCGCCGCTGAAAAAGCGCTTAACCGTCTGTTGATAACTTATTCAGCCAATCGGGTAATGCTCGACGTGCGCCCGGTCTTCTCTACCCCTGCCAATGGCCATCTGGGCTTGGCACATGCCCAGCAAGAAAAGCCGAAACTCCCACTTCACGTGCTTTCCACGGCAAATAATCCGGTGATTCGGTTCATTGGCCATATTGACAAAACAATTAATAGTGACTACTTCACTGCCTGGATACCCCGCATAAAGCTGTGGATAAGTCAGGGGAAAACCCCTTTCTTATTTGTGCATACTGCTGACAATCGCGAGTCTCCTCACTTGGCCCGCTGGCTGTATAACGCATTAGGAGAAATAACGCCGCTACCTCCGCTTGCTCCTTTTGCTGGCGAGAAGCAAAGCCAGCTGTTTTAG
- a CDS encoding sodium-dependent transporter, with protein sequence MAKLAHAQWSSRMGFVLAAAGSAVGLGNIWRFSYMTGESGGAAFVLVYLACVALVGLPILVAEWMIGRRGQKNPINTMADLAKQNGKSPAWALIGASGVLAAFLILSFYSVIGGWSLNYTLGSIIGTFNGQDADSISELFGGMLASPTTLLLWHSAFMILVVGIVARGVTKGLESAARLMMPALIVLMLILVGYGVASGYFGEALAFMFRPDWSALTGGVVLAAMGQAFFTLSLGMGIMMAYGSYLGEDVNLISTARTVIILDTAIALLAGLAIFPIVFANGLGAGEGPGLIFVTLPLAFGNMAGGTILGLMFFLLLTFAALTSAISLLEPAVEMLEERTSLSRVMATLVSGIAVWLLGVAALLSFNVWSDVLLFGLNIFDFLDTFTSKVLLPLTGLGAIVFVAWCFKRESVEAELGLSATGISVWNIIARYVAPAGVVIVFVTGLI encoded by the coding sequence ATGGCGAAACTTGCACATGCACAATGGTCATCTCGTATGGGCTTTGTGCTGGCTGCCGCAGGATCGGCGGTAGGCCTGGGAAACATCTGGCGTTTCTCGTATATGACGGGCGAAAGCGGCGGCGCGGCGTTCGTATTGGTGTATCTAGCGTGTGTTGCGTTAGTGGGCCTGCCGATTCTAGTGGCGGAATGGATGATTGGCCGGCGCGGCCAAAAAAATCCCATCAATACCATGGCTGATTTAGCGAAACAGAACGGCAAATCACCCGCATGGGCATTAATAGGCGCCAGCGGTGTATTAGCCGCTTTTTTGATCCTGTCGTTTTACAGCGTCATCGGCGGCTGGTCGTTGAACTACACGCTAGGTTCGATCATTGGCACCTTTAATGGCCAGGACGCCGACAGTATTAGCGAGCTGTTTGGAGGCATGCTAGCCAGCCCGACTACGCTACTGCTTTGGCACTCTGCCTTTATGATATTAGTCGTTGGGATTGTAGCCCGCGGGGTGACGAAAGGATTGGAGAGCGCGGCTCGCCTAATGATGCCAGCGCTTATTGTGCTGATGCTGATACTGGTGGGCTACGGCGTGGCAAGCGGCTATTTTGGCGAGGCACTGGCCTTTATGTTCCGGCCTGACTGGAGCGCGCTAACGGGCGGTGTCGTGCTAGCCGCGATGGGGCAAGCGTTCTTTACCCTGTCGCTAGGCATGGGGATTATGATGGCTTACGGCTCCTACCTGGGTGAAGACGTTAACCTGATCAGCACCGCGCGTACGGTCATCATTCTGGATACCGCTATCGCTCTGCTGGCGGGATTAGCCATCTTCCCCATCGTCTTTGCCAATGGCTTAGGCGCAGGCGAAGGCCCCGGCTTAATCTTTGTCACGCTGCCACTGGCATTTGGCAATATGGCAGGCGGCACGATCTTAGGCCTGATGTTCTTCCTGCTATTAACCTTTGCTGCGCTTACCTCGGCGATTTCACTGCTTGAACCGGCCGTTGAAATGCTTGAAGAGCGCACCTCGCTTTCTCGCGTAATGGCGACATTGGTAAGCGGTATTGCGGTTTGGCTGCTGGGTGTCGCGGCGCTGCTGTCATTCAATGTGTGGTCCGACGTGCTGTTGTTTGGCCTCAACATTTTTGACTTCCTGGATACCTTTACCAGCAAGGTATTGCTGCCGCTGACCGGCCTCGGCGCCATTGTGTTTGTCGCATGGTGCTTTAAACGCGAAAGCGTAGAGGCCGAACTTGGGCTGTCAGCCACCGGCATCAGCGTGTGGAACATCATCGCGCGCTATGTAGCGCCCGCAGGCGTCGTTATTGTCTTCGTGACAGGGCTTATTTAA
- a CDS encoding Bug family tripartite tricarboxylate transporter substrate binding protein has product MKNILSTTCIAACSGALALGLMASTASADEWPTKDVHLIVPYAPGGTTDVLSRRVADLLQQELDANVIVENRPGAGSTVGTGRVARGGRDADHTLLMASPGHTIGAAIYPGLTYDPVEDFVFLQNMVDIPNVMVVPADSPYQNVIEFIEAAKEENMTFSHSGVGSSIHMSGELFKTLTDTNMTAVPFAGSGASLPALLGGDVDVSFENMPTVLSHIRSGDLRALAVTSAERSEYLPDVPTLSEIGEYNLDQFVTTAWFGLIAQSSFPEEAQSVMQDALANVMQREEFLDFAKQLGAEPGKVAGDEFKQFIIDDLQRWEAVAEQAGISQ; this is encoded by the coding sequence ATGAAAAATATCTTAAGCACAACATGCATCGCCGCTTGCAGCGGCGCACTGGCACTGGGTTTGATGGCATCTACTGCCAGCGCCGATGAGTGGCCGACAAAAGATGTTCATCTTATTGTTCCATATGCACCGGGTGGCACTACGGATGTGCTGTCGCGCCGCGTTGCTGATTTGCTTCAGCAAGAGCTGGACGCCAACGTGATTGTCGAAAACCGTCCTGGGGCGGGCTCCACGGTAGGAACTGGTCGAGTCGCTCGCGGCGGGCGTGATGCCGATCACACGCTGCTGATGGCATCACCGGGACACACTATTGGCGCCGCGATTTATCCAGGCCTGACCTATGATCCGGTCGAGGATTTTGTTTTCCTACAAAACATGGTCGATATCCCGAACGTCATGGTCGTGCCGGCAGATAGCCCTTACCAGAACGTTATCGAGTTTATCGAGGCAGCGAAAGAAGAAAACATGACGTTTAGTCACAGCGGCGTGGGCAGCTCTATCCACATGTCGGGTGAGCTGTTCAAAACATTGACCGATACCAACATGACGGCAGTACCTTTTGCCGGCAGTGGTGCATCGCTTCCGGCACTGTTAGGTGGCGATGTGGATGTTTCTTTCGAGAACATGCCAACCGTGCTTTCGCACATCCGTTCGGGTGACTTACGCGCGCTGGCCGTTACTTCAGCCGAGCGTTCTGAGTATTTACCGGATGTTCCCACACTGTCGGAAATCGGTGAATATAATCTTGATCAATTTGTTACCACCGCATGGTTTGGTCTGATTGCCCAAAGCTCGTTCCCAGAAGAAGCCCAAAGCGTTATGCAAGATGCATTGGCCAATGTCATGCAGCGGGAAGAGTTCCTGGACTTCGCCAAACAGCTAGGTGCGGAGCCGGGCAAAGTGGCCGGTGACGAGTTTAAGCAGTTCATCATTGATGACTTACAGCGCTGGGAAGCGGTTGCTGAGCAGGCGGGTATCAGCCAGTAA
- a CDS encoding tripartite tricarboxylate transporter permease yields the protein MENFSEVIQLFFSVQNFLAIAAGVVIGVVVGSIPGLTATMAVALALPFTFSMQPIAAILLLVGIYKGGMYGGSITAILIRTPGSPASACTLLDGYPMAQQGHAKKALKAALYSSVIADFISNIALIFFAAYLAKIALNFGAPEFFWLICFSLTIIISLASGSMIKGLMAALLGMLLSLVGLDSVFGSQRLTFDNYNLMDSISFIPLLIGLFAIPEIMEFYRKKAIPHIKAKASGVGLTFAELKRCMKSIVRGSLIGVVIGAIPGTGATAAAFISYSDARRRSPNKANFGKGEVEGVAAAEAGNNGVAGATMIPLLSLGIPGDVITAIILGAFMVHGLTPGPIMFQENLPLIYALFMGIMLSSVILLVVGNVAIKYFSLIADIPKSILFPIVLMFCVYGSYAVNNDAFDIGLMVAFGVMGYIFNRAGIPAAPFLIGFILGPMFEDNLRRSLLIGSNDLSIFVRGPITWVFIALTVGSIALALYRFVEARRKAKQDDSTSTSA from the coding sequence ATGGAAAATTTTTCGGAAGTCATACAGTTATTCTTTAGCGTGCAAAACTTCCTGGCGATTGCAGCAGGCGTGGTTATTGGCGTCGTGGTCGGGTCAATTCCAGGGCTGACCGCAACGATGGCGGTAGCACTGGCGCTGCCTTTTACCTTCTCAATGCAGCCCATCGCCGCTATTTTACTGTTGGTCGGCATTTATAAAGGCGGTATGTACGGTGGTTCGATTACCGCTATATTGATACGCACGCCAGGTTCTCCTGCCTCGGCCTGTACGCTGCTTGACGGCTATCCGATGGCGCAACAGGGGCATGCGAAAAAAGCCCTGAAGGCGGCGCTTTATTCGTCGGTGATTGCCGATTTTATCTCCAATATCGCCCTGATCTTCTTTGCTGCTTATCTTGCCAAGATTGCGCTTAATTTCGGAGCCCCCGAATTCTTCTGGCTGATCTGCTTTTCATTGACCATCATTATTTCGCTCGCTAGCGGTTCCATGATTAAAGGGCTGATGGCCGCGTTGTTGGGCATGCTGCTCTCTTTAGTAGGATTAGACAGCGTATTCGGTTCGCAGCGCCTGACGTTTGATAACTATAACTTGATGGATAGCATCTCTTTTATCCCGCTGCTGATTGGTCTTTTCGCGATACCGGAGATCATGGAGTTTTATCGTAAGAAGGCAATACCGCATATTAAAGCGAAAGCAAGCGGCGTTGGTTTGACCTTTGCTGAGCTTAAGCGCTGCATGAAAAGTATCGTTCGCGGAAGTTTGATCGGCGTCGTTATTGGGGCAATTCCCGGTACGGGAGCCACCGCAGCGGCTTTTATTTCTTATAGCGATGCGCGGCGTCGATCTCCTAATAAAGCCAATTTCGGTAAAGGCGAGGTTGAAGGGGTGGCCGCAGCCGAGGCCGGTAACAACGGCGTTGCGGGCGCTACGATGATTCCGCTGCTTTCGCTCGGGATTCCCGGCGATGTTATCACCGCGATCATCCTGGGTGCCTTTATGGTGCATGGTCTGACGCCTGGGCCGATTATGTTCCAGGAGAACTTGCCACTCATCTATGCACTTTTCATGGGTATTATGCTTAGCTCCGTTATCTTGCTTGTGGTGGGCAATGTCGCTATCAAGTACTTCTCGTTAATTGCGGATATTCCTAAGTCGATTCTATTTCCTATCGTACTGATGTTCTGTGTCTACGGCTCTTATGCCGTCAATAACGACGCCTTTGATATAGGGTTAATGGTGGCCTTCGGGGTGATGGGCTATATATTTAATCGTGCTGGTATACCCGCAGCGCCATTTCTTATCGGCTTTATTCTTGGCCCGATGTTTGAAGATAACCTGCGTCGCTCGCTGTTAATTGGGTCTAACGATCTGTCGATTTTTGTGCGTGGTCCTATCACTTGGGTCTTCATCGCACTGACGGTCGGCTCTATTGCCCTGGCGCTGTATCGCTTTGTAGAGGCGCGCCGCAAGGCAAAGCAAGACGATTCGACGTCAACGAGCGCCTAA
- the aroQ gene encoding type II 3-dehydroquinate dehydratase, producing the protein MSQGKVLVLHGPNLNLLGSRQPEIYGFETLDDVNNMLREKAVMADWDITCLQSNHEGGLIDAIHAARLDGTQAIIINPAAYTHTSVAILDALNAFDGHVIEVHLSNVHKREAFRHHSYISLRADGVIAGLGVQGYRAALEAVMAN; encoded by the coding sequence ATGAGTCAGGGAAAAGTATTGGTATTACATGGGCCAAATTTGAATTTGCTAGGTAGTCGCCAGCCAGAAATCTATGGGTTTGAGACATTAGATGATGTGAATAACATGCTACGAGAGAAGGCGGTAATGGCCGATTGGGACATTACCTGCTTACAAAGTAATCATGAAGGGGGGCTGATTGATGCTATTCACGCCGCGCGCCTTGATGGTACTCAGGCGATTATCATCAACCCCGCCGCCTATACGCATACCTCTGTGGCCATCCTTGATGCGCTCAATGCTTTTGATGGCCACGTCATTGAGGTGCATTTATCTAACGTCCATAAGCGCGAAGCCTTTCGGCATCATTCCTATATCTCACTGCGTGCAGACGGGGTAATTGCCGGGCTAGGCGTTCAGGGGTACCGGGCTGCATTAGAAGCAGTGATGGCTAATTAA